Proteins from a genomic interval of Medicago truncatula cultivar Jemalong A17 chromosome 3, MtrunA17r5.0-ANR, whole genome shotgun sequence:
- the LOC11418942 gene encoding U-box domain-containing protein 25 encodes MNKAQTEITIPHLFRCPISLDLLEDPVTLTTGQTYDRSSIEKWISADSQLSENHMEFVEIALSCILKLLPIVNLEPLNIIKDESKLERFIFLFEKGTSSIKTSLCLVIDHSTATAQTEEVCEVLGNSQKLVHEIVQVVFNKNYDKVSEAAIKALSALCSLESNKESLVKGGAINGIITYISRCENRQKNLAPLAMATMKKLLVLESGKEALVNHVNGIETLVKMVFKVCNQECSESAVEILSIVCSDFGSAREVAIGAGVLSQLLFLLQSQCGTKTKTKARMLLKLLRSKWNEESMQL; translated from the exons ATGAACAAAGCTCAAACTGAAATCACTATCCCTCACTTGTTTAGATGCCCTATAAGTCTTGATTTGTTGGAAGATCCAGTGACTTTAACCACTGGCCAAACCTATGATAGATCAAGCATAGAGAAATGGATTTCTGCAG ATTCTCAACTCTCAGAAAATCACATGGAATTTGTGGAGATAGCACTTTCTTGCATCCTTAAATTGTTACCTATTGTAAATTTGGAACCTCTAAATATCATCAAAGATGAATCTAAGTTGGAAaggttcatatttttatttgaaaaaggaACTAGTTCAATCAAGACTAGTTTGTGTCTTGTTATAGATCATTCAACAGCAACAGCACAAACAGAAGAGGTTTGTGAAGTACTAGGAAATTCACAAAAACTAGTACATGAAATTGTTCAAGttgtttttaacaaaaactatGATAAAGTTTCTGAGGCTGCAATTAAGGCCTTATCAGCATTATGTTCATTGGAATCAAACAAAGAGAGTCTAGTGAAAGGAGGAGCAATAAATGGaatcataacatatatttcAAGATGTGAAAATAGACAGAAGAATTTGGCTCCACTAGCAATGGCAACAATGAAGAAACTTTTGGTGTTAGAGAGTGGTAAAGAGGCATTGGTGAATCATGTAAATGGTATTGAAACTTTGGTGAAGATGGTTTTCAAGGTGTGTAATCAAGAGTGTAGTGAGAGTGCTGTTGAGATACTTTCAATTGTTTGTAGTGATTTTGGGAGTGCTAGAGAGGTAGCTATTGGAGCTGGTGTTTTGAGTCAGTTATTGTTTCTTCTGCAGAGTCAGTGTGgtaccaaaacaaaaactaagGCAAGAATGTTGCTCAAGTTGTTGAGATCCAAGTGGAATGAGGAATCAATGCAGCTTTAG